From a single Dendrosporobacter quercicolus genomic region:
- a CDS encoding collagen-like protein — AIGETGVTGETGATGETGATGETGATGAIGETGATGVTGASADTNVCLMTSSLGNINTTITPDEGGGNNQAIGGVIFGGDMDRVVSHAAAYVIQVGAGTGQFQIAVLQATSNSTAQVIGITAIATTISGGLEVLPLIAPVTLLGNQLYYLAVYNQVNASQLGAVVAGTNTVADAPPINFREQNLSGFTIGQTISTSDVNLWKTPWLAVLE; from the coding sequence GCCATCGGAGAGACCGGGGTAACCGGAGAAACTGGAGCAACAGGGGAAACAGGAGCTACCGGGGAGACTGGAGCGACGGGAGCCATCGGAGAGACTGGAGCAACGGGAGTTACCGGAGCTTCGGCAGACACGAATGTATGTTTAATGACCAGCAGTTTGGGCAATATCAATACAACAATTACTCCTGATGAAGGCGGCGGGAACAATCAGGCAATTGGCGGCGTTATTTTTGGCGGAGATATGGATAGAGTTGTCTCTCATGCCGCAGCCTATGTAATCCAGGTCGGGGCTGGTACGGGTCAGTTTCAAATTGCCGTTTTGCAGGCGACGTCAAATTCTACCGCTCAGGTAATCGGCATAACGGCTATCGCAACAACAATCAGCGGCGGTTTGGAGGTTCTGCCGTTAATTGCACCAGTCACCCTATTAGGCAATCAACTGTATTATCTTGCCGTGTATAATCAGGTGAACGCCTCCCAGCTCGGTGCTGTGGTGGCCGGAACCAATACAGTGGCGGATGCCCCGCCGATTAACTTCAGAGAACAAAATCTGAGCGGCTTTACCATTGGTCAAACGATAAGCACCAGTGATGTGAATTTATGGAAGACTCCATGGCTGGCGGTATTAGAATAG
- a CDS encoding deoxyguanosinetriphosphate triphosphohydrolase family protein: MQSGLFSKVSAHEKNPNWEQQVRRITPIYKKADDIRSQFARDYTRILHSTAYRRLKNKTQVFFAARHDHICTRIEHVNHVASVSYTIARFLGLNTELTNAIAIGHDLGHAPFGHAGEEFLKEIVKQELGATFWHERNSLRFVDKCETLTDNEGLERNLNLTYAVRDGIVCHCGEVDENSIFPRAEAFDLYCIEKSSQCAPFTWEGCVVKISDKISYLGRDIEDALLLKILTDSEIRELVNIGRQFGAFEANEITNTLLMHDFIIDLCKTSSPDRGIAFSPQYLDLINALKAFNYRYIYRHERLNIYKQYAQLVVESIYQTLKSAYRGTETPAELERYAVIYPVLAHNFREWLAKYARTEERTAKYQNEVLYCLEKRQDYIQAIVDYISAMSDNFAITLFNEITTF, translated from the coding sequence ATGCAAAGCGGCTTGTTCAGTAAAGTCAGCGCTCACGAGAAAAATCCCAATTGGGAGCAGCAGGTCAGGCGAATAACGCCGATCTATAAAAAAGCCGATGATATTCGCAGCCAGTTTGCCCGTGATTACACCCGGATTTTACACAGTACGGCCTACCGGCGGCTGAAAAACAAGACCCAGGTATTTTTTGCCGCCCGGCATGACCATATTTGCACCCGGATAGAACATGTCAATCATGTTGCTTCCGTCAGTTACACCATCGCCAGGTTTCTGGGCCTGAATACCGAACTTACCAACGCCATCGCCATCGGCCACGATTTGGGCCATGCGCCTTTCGGGCATGCCGGCGAGGAATTCTTAAAGGAAATTGTCAAACAGGAACTGGGCGCGACTTTTTGGCATGAACGCAACAGCCTCAGGTTTGTTGACAAATGCGAGACGCTGACTGACAATGAGGGGCTGGAACGAAATCTGAATTTAACGTATGCCGTCAGGGACGGTATTGTCTGCCATTGCGGCGAGGTGGATGAAAATTCGATCTTTCCGCGGGCGGAAGCATTTGATTTATATTGTATTGAAAAGAGCAGCCAGTGCGCGCCATTTACCTGGGAGGGCTGCGTTGTTAAGATTTCCGACAAAATTTCTTATCTGGGGCGGGATATTGAAGACGCCCTGCTGCTCAAAATTTTAACAGATAGTGAAATCCGTGAACTGGTAAACATCGGCCGGCAGTTTGGCGCGTTTGAGGCGAATGAGATCACCAATACATTATTAATGCACGATTTTATTATTGATTTGTGCAAGACAAGCTCCCCGGACCGGGGTATTGCTTTTTCGCCGCAATACCTGGATTTGATCAATGCGTTAAAAGCGTTTAACTACCGTTATATTTACCGGCATGAACGGCTGAATATTTATAAGCAGTATGCCCAGCTGGTTGTGGAGAGTATCTATCAGACGCTGAAGAGCGCCTACCGGGGGACGGAAACGCCGGCTGAGCTGGAGCGCTATGCCGTGATTTACCCCGTACTGGCCCATAACTTTAGAGAGTGGCTTGCCAAGTATGCCCGGACGGAAGAAAGAACGGCGAAATATCAAAATGAGGTGCTGTATTGCCTGGAAAAGCGGCAGGATTATATTCAGGCTATTGTGGATTACATTTCTGCAATGAGCGATAATTTCGCCATTACACTGTTTAACGAAATTACAACCTTTTGA
- the yfbR gene encoding 5'-deoxynucleotidase codes for MSHFFAFLSRMKFIRRWGLMRNTVSENIQEHSLQVAMLAHGLAEIRNTCFGGQIDSGQAALFGMYHEVSEVFTGDLPTPVKYFNPRIKTVYQEIEGMAQRKLHQMLPEQMKNGYSRILIRQPEDAELWRIVKAADKISAYLKCVEELKAGNQEFAVACRQIKQELAENDLPEVAFFMEVFAPGFSLTLDELNNNPKG; via the coding sequence ATGAGTCATTTTTTTGCATTCCTGTCCCGGATGAAATTTATCCGGCGCTGGGGACTGATGAGAAATACGGTGTCCGAAAATATCCAGGAGCACAGCCTGCAAGTGGCAATGCTTGCGCATGGTCTGGCTGAAATTCGCAATACCTGTTTCGGCGGGCAAATTGACTCCGGCCAAGCGGCACTATTTGGTATGTATCATGAGGTGTCGGAGGTTTTTACCGGCGACTTGCCTACGCCGGTCAAGTACTTCAATCCCCGGATAAAGACTGTATATCAGGAGATTGAGGGCATGGCGCAGCGGAAACTGCACCAGATGCTGCCTGAGCAAATGAAAAACGGTTATTCCCGTATCCTGATCCGTCAGCCTGAGGATGCTGAATTATGGCGGATTGTCAAAGCGGCGGATAAAATCAGCGCGTATTTGAAATGTGTGGAGGAACTGAAAGCCGGCAATCAGGAATTTGCAGTTGCCTGCAGGCAGATTAAGCAGGAGCTGGCGGAAAACGATCTGCCGGAAGTGGCGTTTTTTATGGAGGTTTTTGCGCCGGGATTTTCACTGACTTTAGATGAACTAAATAATAACCCCAAAGGCTAG
- a CDS encoding NfeD family protein: MFSCRNFRKIAVLLLALLLLVPFVGYSAASAPVLIVQIKGDIDGGQAALLHRAMLDAKRLEAKAVIVEIDTFGGLVDAAVSIRDLLIDSPTQTICYIRNRAWSAGALIALSHKHLAIAPGGSIGAAEPIPTTEKTVAALKAEFAATANRTGRNPRIAEAMVDKSLGFPGYAEPGQILALTDYQAIEVGYADVVAENRDSLLKHYGLQDAPVIEYNSEWPEKLAGWLSNPAVKSMLVSLIFLAILTEIKTAGFGGAGLVAITAAALFFGSQWLTGLAGMVEILLFLGGIVLLVVELFVPGAGIFGISGLVAILASIFLVLGGNLQALSTMSMSLIVAVILFLFIAKRLPNSKLWSLLVLKESETTQEGYVSANDYRIYLHKNGVTETFLRPAGTVNIDGVKLDVVSEGIYIQPGTKVTVIAVQGSRIVVRPIE, translated from the coding sequence GTGTTTTCTTGTCGTAATTTCCGCAAGATTGCTGTGCTGCTTCTGGCCTTGTTGCTGCTTGTTCCCTTCGTGGGTTACAGTGCAGCTTCCGCTCCGGTGCTTATTGTCCAGATTAAGGGTGACATTGACGGGGGCCAGGCAGCGCTTTTGCACAGAGCTATGCTTGACGCAAAGCGTTTGGAGGCTAAAGCGGTCATTGTTGAAATAGATACTTTTGGCGGCTTGGTTGACGCGGCTGTCAGTATCCGGGATTTGCTGATTGATTCGCCAACGCAAACCATTTGTTATATTCGCAACCGGGCCTGGTCGGCCGGAGCTTTAATCGCTCTTTCCCATAAGCATCTGGCCATTGCCCCCGGGGGCAGTATTGGCGCGGCCGAACCCATACCCACAACGGAAAAAACGGTTGCCGCCCTAAAGGCGGAATTTGCCGCCACCGCCAACCGGACGGGCCGCAATCCGCGTATCGCCGAGGCGATGGTGGATAAGAGCCTGGGCTTTCCCGGTTATGCTGAACCAGGCCAAATTCTTGCTTTGACCGATTACCAGGCCATTGAGGTGGGGTATGCCGATGTTGTCGCCGAAAACCGGGACAGTTTGTTAAAGCATTATGGCCTGCAGGATGCCCCGGTCATTGAATATAACTCTGAGTGGCCGGAAAAGCTGGCCGGCTGGCTGTCCAACCCGGCGGTAAAGTCCATGCTTGTTTCGCTTATTTTCCTAGCCATTCTTACGGAGATTAAAACCGCCGGCTTTGGCGGTGCGGGACTTGTCGCAATTACGGCGGCGGCGCTGTTTTTCGGCAGTCAATGGCTGACAGGCCTGGCCGGAATGGTGGAAATTCTCTTGTTTCTTGGCGGTATTGTCCTCCTGGTGGTGGAATTGTTTGTGCCGGGAGCAGGGATCTTTGGAATATCCGGACTTGTCGCCATTTTGGCAAGTATTTTTCTGGTCCTGGGAGGAAATTTGCAGGCGTTGAGCACGATGTCAATGAGCCTGATTGTGGCGGTCATCCTGTTTTTATTCATTGCCAAGCGCTTGCCCAACAGTAAACTCTGGTCACTTTTGGTGTTGAAAGAGTCGGAAACGACACAGGAAGGCTATGTCAGCGCCAATGATTACCGTATTTATTTACATAAAAACGGAGTAACCGAAACTTTTCTGAGGCCTGCCGGTACGGTTAACATTGACGGCGTCAAGCTTGATGTGGTTTCCGAGGGCATCTATATTCAGCCTGGAACAAAGGTTACTGTCATTGCCGTTCAGGGCAGCCGGATCGTTGTTCGGCCGATTGAATAA
- the floA gene encoding flotillin-like protein FloA (flotillin-like protein involved in membrane lipid rafts) yields the protein MFELILPLFVVVIVAAAAVLFLHFVPLGLWVSAIAAGVNVGIFTLVGMRLRRVQPVKIVLPLIKANKAGLVVNVNQLEAHYLAGGDVDRVVDALIAAHRAEIPLSFERSAAIDLAGRNVLEAVQMSVNPKVIETPTISAVAKNGIELKVKARVTVRANIDRLVGGAGEATIIARVGEGIVTTVGSSEDHKDVLENPDHISKTVLSKGLDAGTAFEILSIDIADIDVGRNIGAELLTDQAEADKRIAQARAEERRAMAVAKEQEMKAFTQEMQAKVVESQAEVPKALAQALRDGNMGVMDYYNMNNVLADTQMRETIAKAGPASMPGDGHDKPTK from the coding sequence ATGTTTGAATTAATTTTGCCCTTGTTTGTTGTGGTCATTGTAGCAGCGGCGGCGGTGCTTTTTCTGCATTTTGTTCCGCTGGGGCTGTGGGTTTCGGCCATTGCAGCCGGTGTCAATGTGGGGATTTTCACTTTGGTGGGAATGCGTTTGCGCCGTGTGCAGCCGGTGAAGATTGTATTGCCGCTGATCAAAGCCAATAAGGCCGGCCTGGTGGTAAATGTCAACCAGCTGGAGGCTCATTACTTAGCCGGCGGGGATGTCGACCGGGTGGTTGATGCGCTGATTGCCGCTCACCGGGCGGAAATCCCTCTGTCCTTTGAGCGTTCGGCGGCTATCGATCTGGCAGGCCGTAATGTACTGGAAGCTGTGCAGATGAGCGTTAATCCCAAGGTGATTGAAACGCCGACCATTTCCGCTGTGGCCAAAAACGGCATTGAATTAAAAGTAAAAGCCCGGGTTACTGTCCGTGCCAATATTGACCGTTTGGTAGGCGGCGCGGGTGAAGCGACCATTATTGCCCGCGTAGGTGAAGGGATTGTTACTACGGTGGGCTCTTCCGAAGATCATAAAGATGTATTGGAGAACCCTGATCATATTTCCAAAACCGTTCTTTCCAAAGGCCTGGACGCGGGAACCGCGTTTGAAATTTTGTCCATTGATATTGCCGACATTGACGTAGGCCGCAATATCGGGGCAGAGCTGCTGACCGACCAGGCGGAAGCAGATAAACGGATTGCCCAGGCGCGGGCTGAGGAGCGCCGGGCTATGGCGGTTGCCAAAGAGCAGGAAATGAAGGCGTTTACTCAGGAAATGCAGGCCAAGGTAGTCGAATCCCAGGCCGAAGTTCCCAAGGCGCTCGCGCAGGCTTTGCGGGACGGAAACATGGGGGTTATGGACTACTATAATATGAATAATGTGCTGGCCGATACGCAAATGAGAGAAACCATTGCCAAGGCGGGGCCGGCCTCTATGCCGGGAGACGGGCATGACAAACCAACTAAGTAG
- a CDS encoding radical SAM/SPASM domain-containing protein codes for MMINYENLLKYYFKNNWPGLFNLREKYKRKNYQRKVKKIILEHLSQFRAAGSYPLFRTIEIETMNRCNSTCSFCPVNKNADTRAFKKMDEQLFIAIVKQLKRCNYSGRVGLYSNNEPFLDERISDFAKIAKTNLPQCTIFLYTNGTLLTPEKFVTIMQHLDQMYIDNYNDRLKLIRPVKEIYDFSKNKKLYNDRVRIRLRRLNDVLSTRGGQAPNRKEECNTALDYGCLRPFYQMVVRPDGKVSLCCNDALGKMTLGDLAASSVEEVWQNEMYVTLREKLVAGRTATPLCRACDSML; via the coding sequence ATGATGATCAATTACGAAAATCTCCTGAAATATTACTTTAAAAACAACTGGCCAGGGTTGTTTAATTTACGGGAAAAGTATAAACGGAAAAATTATCAGCGGAAGGTAAAGAAAATTATCCTTGAACATTTATCTCAATTTAGGGCTGCCGGCAGTTATCCCTTGTTCCGTACAATTGAAATAGAGACGATGAATAGATGCAACAGCACCTGCTCCTTTTGTCCGGTAAATAAAAATGCCGACACCCGTGCATTCAAAAAAATGGATGAGCAATTGTTTATCGCTATCGTTAAACAGCTAAAACGCTGTAATTACAGCGGCAGGGTGGGCTTATACTCCAATAACGAACCGTTTTTGGACGAACGGATCAGCGATTTTGCCAAAATAGCCAAAACAAACTTGCCGCAATGCACCATTTTTCTCTATACCAACGGAACCTTGCTTACGCCCGAAAAGTTTGTAACAATCATGCAGCACCTTGATCAAATGTACATCGACAATTATAATGATCGCTTGAAGCTCATCAGGCCGGTAAAGGAAATCTACGATTTTTCAAAAAATAAAAAACTGTATAATGACCGGGTGCGCATCAGGCTGCGCAGGCTGAACGATGTATTAAGTACACGCGGCGGACAAGCGCCGAACCGGAAAGAGGAATGCAATACTGCCTTAGATTATGGCTGCCTGCGGCCATTTTATCAAATGGTCGTTCGACCTGACGGAAAAGTCAGTTTATGCTGTAATGATGCTTTAGGAAAAATGACCTTAGGCGATTTAGCCGCCAGTTCAGTCGAGGAAGTTTGGCAAAATGAAATGTATGTAACGCTACGGGAAAAATTAGTCGCCGGGAGAACGGCTACCCCGCTTTGCAGGGCTTGCGACTCAATGCTGTAA